The Humulus lupulus chromosome 3, drHumLupu1.1, whole genome shotgun sequence genome window below encodes:
- the LOC133825444 gene encoding uncharacterized protein LOC133825444 — translation MIRYQRNLLISNDGDDVRCDCYSLETKGIPCRHIFISLKNLERRSLPICLVNRRWLKDAKEVQLLTQGKERKCPHPKVIENSRYGGVTTQTTITSYLATRSREAFQNAMKVISELNAKFEKMPPDEELKHPQNDEGVFPNNILDSQIKKTKGRPTTVSLSKSFSGGAKKRKPKKLLLHCKYCGEVGHDSRNCPMQPKSATKKNGHSKNKKKKINP, via the exons ATGATAAGATACCAG CGCAATCTGTTAATCTCCAACGATGGGGATGATGTGCGATGTGATTGCTATTCTCTTGAGACAAAAGGAATTCCATGTAGacatatttttatttcattgaaGAATTTGGAGAGAAGAAGTTTGCCAATTTGTTTGGTAAATAGACGTTGGCTAAAAGATGCTAAAGAAGTTCAACTGTTAACTCAAGGTAAAGAAAGAAAGTGTCCTCATCCTAAAGTTATTGAAAATTCTAGGTACGGTGGTGTAACCACACAAACTACTATCACGTCGTACCTTGCTACAAGATCGCGAGAAGCATTTCAAAATGCTATGAAAGTTATATCAGAGTTGAatgcaaaatttgaaaaaatgCCACCAGATGAAGAGTTAAAACATCCTCAAAATGATGAAGGAGTATTTCCTAATAATATTTTGGACTCTCAGATTAAAAAAACAAAAGGCAGACCAACTACAGTCAGTTTATCGAAATCATTCTCTGGAGGTGCAAAGAAGAGAAAACCAAAAAAATTGCTATTACATTGCAAGTATTGTGGTGAGGTTGGACATGATTCAAGGAATTGTCCTATGCAGCCAAAGTCCGCTACAAAGAAAAATGGTCATtcgaagaataagaagaaaaaaatcaatcCATGA